The following proteins are co-located in the Armigeres subalbatus isolate Guangzhou_Male unplaced genomic scaffold, GZ_Asu_2 Contig1099, whole genome shotgun sequence genome:
- the LOC134202222 gene encoding uncharacterized protein LOC134202222: MTAPSYQLSKFVGKIIQQSLVSAYNIRDSYSICEFINNITLPESYVLISLDVKALFSSIPKSLVMHNVIMKWNEIRSNTNINVDLFLEIVEYCIDSSYFRYDGQHYHQIFGTAMGNPLSPSIADWVMETLLDTVIEKLNFPLPFVKKYVDDVLTAIPLNQLQHVLETFNSYDIHIQFTYGLEVDNCLPFLDMLLTRHENQKVTTRWYQKPIASVRVNKLSTNIDDNTKHKIIDEQLKLNNYPKSLRNRLQNRMNERNDSSNTGTVDNGDLEYTYRSIAYIPHLSNRVDKEIKRNYKNIRLATYNCRTVGGLFTNVKDPIPEEQQTDVIYSIPCNDCPACYIGMTKNRLKTRISGHRTHYNTLDKLQKNEVNTSDPRIMQLKEKTALLEHSITENHRFNMEKRKY, from the exons ATGACAGCCCCATCGTACCAGCTCTCCAAATTCGTGGGGAAAATCATCCAACAGTCACTGGTAAGCGCTTATAACATACGAGACTCCTACTCAATCTGCGAGTTTATCAACAACATAACATTACCTGAAAGCTATGTTTTGATTTCCCTCGATGTTAAAGCCCTTTTCTCATCGATACCAAAATCGTTAGTCATGCACAACGTGATCATGAAATGGAACGAGATTCGATCCAATACTAACATCAATGTCGATCTATTTCTTGAGATAGTAGAATATTGTATAGATTCTAGCTATTTCCGGTATGATGGTCAACACTATCACCAGATTTTCGGCACAGCAATGGGGAATCCACTCTCGCCGTCTATCGCGGACTGGGTCATGGAAACCCTTCTAGACACggtaattgaaaaattaaacttTCCGTTACCGTTCGTCAAGAAATATGTGGACGATGTGCTCACCGCAATCCCACTAAACCAGCTACAACACGTTTTGGAAACATTCAACAGCTATGACATCCACATCCAGTTCACCTATGGACTGGAAGTGGACAACTGTTTACCATTCTTGGACATGCTATTAACACGTCATGAAAACCAGAAAGTCACAACACGATGGTACCAAAAGCCTATTGCGAGTGTCAG AGTGAATAAGCTATCAACAAACATAGACGACAATACCAAGCACAAAATAATAGATGAACAACTAAAATTGAATAACTATCCAAAATCACTACGCAACAGACTACAGAACCGAATGAATGAAAGAAATGATAGCTCAAATACCGGAACAGTTGATAACGGAGACCTGGAATATACTTACCGATCAATAGCATACATACCTCACCTGTCGAACCGAGTCGACAAGGAAATAAAACGGAACTACAAAAACATACGACTCGCAACATATAACTGCAGAACAGTAGGAGGGTTATTTACTAACGTGAAAGATCCTATCCCAGAGGAACAACAAACGGACGTCATCTATTCCATTCCATGCAACGATTGCCCTGCCTGTTACATAGGAATGACAAAAAACAGATTAAAAACACGTATCAGCGGTCACAGGACTCATTATAACACTCTGGACAAACTACAGAAAAACGAAGTCAACACATCGGATCCACGGATTATGCAGCTAAAAGAGAAAACTGCTCTCCTAGAACACAGCATCACCGAAAATCACCGCTTCAATATGGAAAAACGAAAATAttag